The Fusobacterium sp. JB019 genome has a segment encoding these proteins:
- a CDS encoding helix-turn-helix transcriptional regulator, with product MKVQKMNYQNPKDKQYFDFEIIKIRKFFEKHPQKLLETDVRLEFWVLLYITKGSGVHYIDFKKYPYKSGDLIIIERRRVHSFKVNNDVEGYVINLNEPFFFEDSENNNMDLLAFFETPDERPILSIDMSSNSTNKILIDLIYKEYSENHDYSSRNLIRSLFKSFIFSLYLKEKDKIIHSSTMEYKYYNKYRELIELNFRNLKIVNDYSKLIGVSVKTINTACKKCADISAKQLLINRIILEAKRLLVKGDMKIYQISYYLGFNEPANFSAFFKKHTGMSTNDFKNIIKLKEYK from the coding sequence ATGAAAGTACAAAAAATGAACTATCAAAATCCAAAAGATAAGCAATACTTTGATTTTGAAATTATAAAAATTAGAAAATTTTTTGAAAAACACCCTCAAAAACTTTTAGAAACTGATGTACGTCTTGAATTTTGGGTGTTATTATATATTACAAAAGGAAGTGGAGTTCACTATATTGATTTTAAAAAATATCCTTATAAATCAGGAGATTTAATTATCATTGAACGTCGCCGTGTCCATTCCTTTAAAGTGAATAACGATGTAGAAGGTTATGTAATCAATTTGAATGAACCCTTCTTTTTTGAAGATAGCGAAAATAATAATATGGATTTACTTGCTTTCTTTGAAACACCTGATGAAAGACCTATTTTATCTATAGATATGTCCAGTAATTCAACTAATAAGATTCTCATAGATTTAATTTATAAAGAATATAGTGAAAATCATGATTATTCTTCAAGAAATCTTATTCGTTCTTTATTTAAAAGTTTTATTTTTTCATTATACTTAAAAGAAAAGGATAAAATTATTCACTCTTCTACTATGGAATATAAATATTATAATAAATATCGTGAACTAATTGAGCTTAATTTTAGAAATTTAAAAATAGTCAATGATTATTCAAAACTTATAGGAGTTAGCGTTAAAACAATAAATACAGCATGTAAAAAATGTGCAGATATTAGTGCTAAACAACTTTTAATAAACAGAATTATACTTGAAGCCAAACGTCTTCTTGTTAAAGGAGATATGAAAATATATCAAATTTCATATTATTTAGGTTTTAATGAGCCTGCTAATTTTTCAGCATTTTTTAAAAAACATACAGGAATGAGCACCAATGATTTTAAAAACATTATTAAGCTAAAAGAATACAAATAA
- a CDS encoding Xaa-Pro peptidase family protein — translation MELIKFNEQDIKARIKLAQKKMKEQNMCGMLVSAEANLNYYANYCTHAPWSTFTRPSFLFIPVNGVPKLMVQTFVAPEAAAISFCCDVLEFRSLLGPTPEELKSVMEKIGMTSGNVGMELGFEQRISFEINTYEGLKLILPEVKFVDAASLIWSQRLIKSKKEIECLRRACQATSYAHDNTFPEVKEGMTEREISQKVQKHMLDGGAEYPGFVIITSGKENYGRISKTSTDRKLEKGDMLWLDLGARYNGYWSDFCRAGIVGELSEENIKLQDKIHEITMEASKSMKPGVAIADVARECARLMEEAGFEATFDCGRMGHGMGLSSTEPPSVTIYDDTILQEGMIINLEPGVVNDGGVFDLEENFVITKDGCECLSGGSRKLHKIATK, via the coding sequence ATGGAATTAATAAAATTTAATGAACAAGATATAAAAGCTAGAATTAAATTAGCTCAAAAGAAAATGAAAGAACAAAATATGTGTGGAATGTTAGTAAGTGCTGAAGCAAATTTAAATTATTATGCAAATTATTGTACGCATGCACCATGGTCAACTTTTACAAGACCTTCATTCTTATTTATACCAGTTAATGGGGTTCCTAAATTAATGGTACAAACATTTGTAGCCCCTGAAGCTGCTGCAATATCTTTTTGTTGTGACGTTTTAGAATTTAGAAGCTTATTAGGTCCAACTCCTGAAGAATTAAAATCAGTGATGGAGAAGATAGGAATGACAAGTGGAAATGTTGGAATGGAATTAGGGTTTGAACAAAGGATAAGTTTTGAAATAAATACCTACGAAGGATTAAAATTAATTCTTCCAGAAGTTAAATTTGTAGATGCGGCTAGTTTAATTTGGTCACAAAGATTAATAAAATCTAAAAAAGAAATAGAGTGTTTAAGAAGAGCTTGTCAAGCAACAAGTTATGCTCATGATAATACTTTCCCAGAAGTTAAAGAAGGAATGACAGAAAGAGAAATATCTCAAAAAGTTCAAAAACACATGTTAGACGGAGGAGCTGAATATCCAGGATTTGTAATTATAACTTCAGGAAAAGAAAATTATGGAAGAATAAGTAAAACAAGTACTGATAGAAAATTAGAAAAAGGTGATATGTTATGGCTTGATTTAGGAGCTAGATATAATGGATATTGGTCAGATTTTTGTCGTGCTGGAATTGTAGGAGAATTATCAGAAGAAAATATAAAACTTCAAGATAAAATACATGAAATAACAATGGAAGCATCAAAGTCAATGAAACCAGGAGTAGCAATAGCTGATGTTGCAAGAGAATGTGCTAGATTGATGGAAGAAGCAGGTTTTGAAGCAACGTTTGATTGTGGAAGAATGGGTCATGGAATGGGTCTTAGTAGTACTGAACCCCCTTCAGTAACTATTTATGATGATACTATTTTACAAGAGGGAATGATTATAAATTTAGAACCAGGAGTAGTTAATGATGGTGGAGTTTTTGATTTAGAAGAAAATTTTGTAATAACTAAAGATGGTTGTGAGTGTTTATCAGGAGGAAGTAGAAAATTACATAAAATAGCAACAAAATAA
- a CDS encoding sodium-dependent transporter — translation MDKKKLGYSSQLALVASLIAGSVGTGNIWRFPRVAAANGGGTFIIAWAIMCIIICLPIMMGEHVMGRASRHGTPGAFRDFVGKKFAWMGAVVAIIMACVAAYYSAVVAWVAYYLGLSVTKGYYGVDKVTKFNSVSNGNIITLALFIIVLAVSAYIAYTGVKGIEKANKIFLPVLLGCLLVAAIRSVTLPGAGKGLEYLFHFDFKELLNYKLWLEALTQAVWSAGPGWGLVITLAVFSRAKSDVSLTTTIQVFGDASVSLIAGMAVIPAIFALAPTITEAIAITKSGNNGLTFISMTNLFEHMPGGYIVSIMFFVSLLFAAISSNICHFMIVSLPFVDSGFDRKKSIIKIFLLLLIWGAPSAWNANFLSNQDWVAGQMMLVGALFSCFAIRKFGAKKVREKFLNTKYTAMNIGSWWEVSIKIFAPAVVLLMFVWWSYQSIAWEANWWNPFGVANLGTFFVQGGLMILVSIIFNDKIANSVKHKYFNGEEYPEVPDNGYSN, via the coding sequence ATGGACAAAAAGAAACTAGGTTATTCATCACAATTAGCGTTAGTGGCTTCTTTGATTGCTGGGTCTGTAGGAACGGGTAATATATGGCGTTTTCCTAGAGTTGCAGCTGCAAATGGTGGGGGAACATTTATAATTGCGTGGGCGATTATGTGTATTATAATTTGTTTGCCCATTATGATGGGAGAACATGTAATGGGACGGGCTTCAAGACATGGAACTCCAGGAGCTTTTAGAGATTTTGTAGGTAAAAAGTTTGCTTGGATGGGAGCAGTTGTTGCGATAATAATGGCATGTGTTGCAGCTTATTATTCAGCAGTGGTGGCTTGGGTAGCTTATTACTTAGGATTGTCTGTAACAAAGGGTTATTATGGAGTAGATAAAGTAACTAAATTTAATTCTGTTTCAAATGGAAACATAATTACTTTAGCTTTATTTATAATAGTTCTTGCCGTATCTGCTTATATAGCATATACAGGAGTAAAAGGGATAGAAAAAGCAAATAAAATTTTCTTGCCTGTTTTATTAGGATGTTTGTTAGTAGCAGCTATAAGATCAGTAACATTACCTGGAGCAGGAAAAGGTTTAGAATATTTATTTCATTTTGATTTTAAGGAGTTATTAAACTATAAACTTTGGTTAGAAGCTTTAACACAAGCAGTTTGGTCAGCAGGTCCAGGTTGGGGATTAGTAATAACTTTAGCAGTATTTTCAAGAGCAAAATCAGATGTTAGTTTAACTACAACAATTCAAGTTTTTGGTGATGCCTCAGTATCATTAATTGCAGGAATGGCGGTAATACCAGCAATATTTGCATTAGCTCCAACAATAACAGAAGCAATAGCAATTACAAAATCAGGAAATAATGGTTTAACATTTATTTCTATGACTAATTTATTTGAGCATATGCCAGGTGGATATATAGTTTCGATAATGTTCTTCGTTAGTTTATTATTTGCCGCAATTTCTTCAAATATTTGTCATTTTATGATAGTATCATTACCATTTGTTGATTCTGGATTTGATAGAAAGAAAAGTATAATAAAAATATTCTTATTGTTATTAATTTGGGGAGCTCCATCAGCATGGAATGCTAATTTCTTATCAAATCAAGACTGGGTAGCAGGTCAAATGATGTTAGTAGGAGCATTATTCTCTTGTTTTGCAATACGTAAGTTTGGTGCTAAAAAAGTAAGAGAAAAATTCTTAAATACAAAGTATACAGCTATGAATATAGGATCTTGGTGGGAAGTATCAATTAAAATATTTGCTCCAGCAGTAGTTCTTCTTATGTTTGTATGGTGGTCATATCAATCAATTGCTTGGGAAGCAAATTGGTGGAATCCATTTGGGGTTGCAAATTTAGGAACTTTCTTTGTACAAGGTGGATTGATGATTTTAGTTTCAATTATATTTAATGATAAAATTGCAAATTCAGTAAAACATAAATACTTTAATGGAGAAGAATATCCAGAAGTTCCAGATAATGGATACAGTAACTAA